The genome window GCGCCCGCTCGACGAACGGGTCGTACAGCACCCCGATCGGGATCAGCGGCCGCCCCCACCGGCTCCAGGTCGCGCCCAGCTCGCCGAGCGCCCCGACCAGGTTGGTCTCGGCGATCCCGAGCTCGATGTGCTGACCGCCGGGCTTCTCCCGCCAGTGCAGGATCGTCTCGGCGTCGTCGGCGAACCAGTCGTCGCGCTCGGCGTGCGACCACACCCCGACCTTGTTGACCCAGCCGCCGAGGTTCGTGCTGGAGCTGACGTCCGGGCTCACGGTCACGATCCGGCCGCCCACGTCCGGCGCCTCCCGGTTCACGTCCAGCAGCGTCCGTCCCAGCGCCGCCTGCGTCGTCCGCACGCCGGACGGCGTCCGCCCGAGGTCGGTGGGGACCGACGGCGGGACGGTCGCGGTCAGCGGCTCCCGTCGCAGTCGCTCCGCGACCTCGGCGCAGAGCGCCGCCTCGGCCGTCCCGTTCCCGAACCTCTCCCAGGGCCTCTGGACGTCGACCCCGCTCTGGACGCCGAGAGCAGCGAATTGTTCGGGCGTCAGCAGAGCCGAGTGATTCTGGGGATGGCCCTCGATGGCCAGCCCGTAGCCCTTGATCGTGTACGCGAACATCACGGTCGGCCGGGTGTCGTCGATCGCCGCGAACGCGTCGGACAGCGCCCGGTGGTCGTGGCCGCCGAGGTTGCGGACGGCTCGCAGCACGGTCTCGTCGTCGTAGGCGTCGAGCAGCCGGCCGATGTCGGTGTCGTCGCCGGCCAGCCGGTCCCGCAGCTCCGCGGCCGAGCAGCGCAGCAGCCGCTGGTACTCGGCGTTGGGCATCTCGTCGATCCGGGCGCGCAGCACGTCGCCGCCGGGCTGGGCGAACAGTTCCTCCAGCAGCGCGCCGTACTTGACCGTGAGCACCTGCCAACCGGCCGCGGCGAACATGGTCTGCAGCCGGTCGGCGCCGAGGATCGGGACGACCCGGTCGAGCGACTGACGGTTGAGGTCGACGATCCAGACCAGCTCGCCGAACCCGGCGACCATCGGATCGAGGACGGCCTCCCAGATCGCGCCCTCGTCGAGCTCGGCGTCGCCGACCAGCGCGTACTGCCGTCCCGGGCTGGCCTCCGGCCCGGCGACGTAACGACGGGCCAGCGCGCCCCAGATCGGGGCGGTGGCGCCGATGCCGACCGAGCCGGTCGAGTAGTCGACGGGGTCGGGGTCCTTGGCCCGGCTCGGGTACGACTGCAGGCCGCCGAACTGGCGCAGCGTGGTCAGGTACTCCTCGTCGAGCAAGCCGAGCAGGTAGTTGATCGCGTGCAGCACCGGGGACGCGTGCGGCTTGACCGAGACCCGGTCGGAGGCCCGGAGGTGGTCGAACCACAGCGCGGTCATGATCGAGACCATCGACGCGCTCGACGCCTGATGCCCGCCCACCTTGAGGCCGGACGGGTTGGGACGCTCACGGTTGGCCCAGTCGATGATCGCGGTCGAGAGCCAGAGCACGCGCTGCTCGATCGAGCGCAACACCTCGTCAGACATGCGGTTCAGTAAGGCGCCCGGCGACGCAATGCACAAGATCGACGCACCGGGTTGAGCATTATGCTCAAGTCTCGGCGTTGGAGTCGGCGCCGGAGTGAGCAGATTGCGAGGCTGTTTCGTGGACGCCACCGATGCCCGCCTGCTGATCGCGCTGTCCGACGATCCCCGCGCGACGACGCTCGCGCTGGCCGACCGTCTCGGGTTGTCGCGCAACACCGTCCAGTCGCGACTCGCCCGCCTCGACGGCCGGCTGGCCGGGTTCGAGCGGCGGATCACCCCCGACGCGCTCGGCTACCCGCTGGCCGCGCACCTCACCGCGACCGTCACCCAGCAGCGGCTCGACGAGGTGGCGTCCTCGCTGGCCGCGATCCCGGAGGTGCTCGAGGTGCTCGGGATCAGCGGCGCCGAGGACCTGTTCATCCGGGTGGCCGCCCGGGACGCCGACGACCTGTACCGGATCGCCGGGCAGATCCTGGCCACGCCGGGCGTCGAGCGGACCGAGACCGCCCTGGTCATGCGCACCCTGGTCGACTACCGAGTGCGGCCACTCCTCGACCGCGCGGCAGACCCGGCGCGATAGGACCATCCCGGCGTCCGCGGCGAGATCCGGAGCCGGATCGAGGACCTCCTCCGTCAGGTGGGGTCGGGAGCCGGGTCGGTGCGTAAGCGGCTGTAGAGGAGGCCGTCGTGCCACGCTCCCCCGCGGAAGTCGCACGACCGGATCACCCCTTCGAGCTGAAAACCGGCCCTCACCAGCGCCTTCTGCTCGGCGACGTTCTCCGGATGGGTACCGGCCTGAATCCGCTGCACCGGGGTGTGCGCGAACAGGTAGTCGCAGAGCAGCGCCTGCGCGCGCCACCCGAACCCCTGACCCCGCCGCTCGGGAAACACGACGATCCCGATCTCCCAGTGACCGTTCCCGGCGAACGGCGCCGGATGCCACTGCACGAGCGCGACGGCCTCCTCGTCGGCCACCGTCTCCACCACCAGCCAGCTCACCTTCTCGCCGAGGAACCCGTTCTCGGCGAACCGGCGCGCGGGCTCGCCCGGGTCGCTGAAACCCTTCCAGTCCAGCCCGCAGAAGTCGGCATCGGTGCGGAGCAGCCGGAACCACCCCAGGTCGTCCTCGCCCACCGGCCGTAAGCGGATCGCCGGCTCCATCAGTCCCTCCCCAGCGCCAGCGCGAGCGCGTCGACCAGCCGAGCCACCATCGCTCCGTCCGGATCGTGGTGCGGGTTCACCTCGGTCACCGCGACCGCGGCCAACTGCGGCGCCGCGCACAGCGAGCGCAGGCACTCGAACGCCGCGTCGGCGGTCAGACCCCCGTTGAAGTGCGGGAAGTTCGCCAGCGGGAAATCGCCGCTGTCGATCACGTCCAGATCGAAGTGGACGATCACCGGACCGTCGTCGGGAAGGGCCTTCCGGACGGAGGCCGGGTCGGTCAGCCGGGTGACCGGCAGCAGGTGCAGTCCGCTGGCCTCGGCCCAGGCCAGCTGGGCCGTGCTGGCCTCGACCGGGTGGAACCCGACCGCGAGCACGCGGTCGGGCGCGAGCATCGGGAACCGCGGACCGAGCCGGGCCAGGCTGTTGTCGGCGTTGCCGAGCAGGTGCGCGAGCACCATCGAGTCGAGCACCCCGCTGCCGCTGTCGGCCGGGGTGCTGAGGTCGAGGTCCCCGTCGAAGTAGGCCAGCGCCGGGTCGAGCCCGGCCCGCAGGGCGCCCGCGACGACGCCGGCGGTGATCGTGCAGTCACCCCCGAGGACGAGCGGCACGTGACCGTCCGCGACCGCCTGCGCGACGCCGTCGGCGACGGCCGCGGCCTGGGCGGTCACCCGGTCGAGGTCCCGCGACGCCAGGCCGACGCCCAGCGGGCGGTACGGGGTCGCCGGGGTGTCTCCGCTGTCCTCCACCGAGACGCCCTGCCGTCTCAACGCGTCGGCGAGACCGGCCGCTCGCAGCGCGGCCGGGGCGTCCTCCTGACCCGCGTTGTGCGAACCGGCCGTCGTGGGAGCTCCGAGCAGCGTGATGCGCATCGCTCCATTTTGTGTGCGACGGCGCCCTCGGAGGTAAAGAACGGCCCATGCGGATACTTGTTCTCGGGGCGAGCGGGAACGTCGGCTCGGAGGTCGTCGCGGCCGGGCTGGAGGCCGGGCTGCAGGTCCGCGCGGTGGCCCGGCACCTACCGGCCGACGCCGGCGGCGCCGAGTGGGTGATCGGCGACCTGAACGACGCCGCCTCGCTGTACGACGCGCTCAGCGACGTCGACCTGGTGTTCACGCTGGCCGGCTACGGCGGGCTGGCCGACACCCTGCGGCGCGCGAAGGAGACCGGCGTACGGCGGGTCGTGCTGCTGTCGTCGAGCTCGGCGCCGACCGGACGCACCGGGAACGCGGTCGCGAAGTACCACATCGAGTCCGAGGGCCTGGTCCGCGAGTCCGGTCTCCCGTGGACGTTCCTGCAGCCCAACACGTTCATGACGAACACGCTGGAGTGGGCGCCGCAGCTGGCCGAGGGCGACACGGTCACCGACGCGTTCGGCGCCGTCGCGATCTCGACCGTCGACCCGCGGGACGTCGGCGCGGTCGCGATCCGGACCGCGACCGACGAGGCGCACGCCGGGCGGGCCCATCGGCTCAGCGGGCCGGAGGCGCTGCGGCCGGCCGACCGGCTGGCGATTCTCGGCGCCGTGCTCGGGCGCGACCTGCGGTTCGTTCCGAAGTCGGACGAGCAGGCCCACGCGGACATGATCGCGGCCATGCCGCCGGAGTACGTCGAGGCGTTCTTCGAGTTCTTCGCCGACGGACTGATCGACGAGACGACCGTGCAGCCGGCGGTCGAGGAGATCCTCGGACGACCGGCGGCGCCGTTCCGCGACTGGGCGGAACGGCACCGCCAGGCTTTCAGCTGAGTCCGGAAAAGAACTTACGGACGTCTCCGACCAGCAGATCCGGGGCCTCGATCGCGGCGAAGTGGCCGCCGCGGTCGAACCCCGACCAGTGCACGATCGTGTTCAGCTCGTCGGCGTACCGCCGGATCGCCGGGTCGCCGGCGAAGTTCGCGACACCGGTGGGCACCGTGGAGCGTGTCGGCCAGTTCCCGGAGTGCATCGACTCGTAGTACATCTGCGCGGACGAGCTGCCGGTGTTGGTGAGCCAGTACAGCGTCGCGTGGTCGAGCACGTGGGTCGCCGGGATCGATCCCACCGGGACCGCCCAGTCGTGGAACTTCTCGCCGATCCAGGCGAGCTGACCGACCGGCGAGTCGGCCAGCGCGAAGCCCAGCGTGTGCGGGCGGGTGGCCTGGATCTGGAAGTAGCCGTAGCCATCGGTCGTGAAGCGCTGCACGCTCTCCAGCCGGACCTTCTCCGCGTCGGTGAACTCCCCCGACGGCTCACCCAGCGGGATGAACCCGAACGAGGCCGCGTTCACGTGGACGCCGATGACGTGCGACGGGTCGACGCGCCCCAGATCCGGGCCGACGATCGCCCCGAAGTCGCCGCCCTGTACCCCGTAGCGCGAGTAGCCGAGCCCGGCCATCAGGGCCGCGTAGGCGGTGGCGGTCCGGCGCGAGTCCCAGCCCGCACCGGCCGGCCCGGACAGGCCGAAGTTCGGGTGGGACGGGACGACCAGCGAGAAGTCGGCCGAGAGCGGCTCGATCACGTCGAGGAACTCCAGGATCGAACCCGGCCAGCCGTGCAGCAGGAGCAGCGGGGTCTTGCCCGAGTCGATGTGCAGGAAATGGATCCGCTGCCCGTCGATCTCGGTCGTGAACTGCGGGTACTGGTTGACGCGCGCCTCGGTCGCCCGCCAGTCGTACGACGTCGTCCACTGCTCGACGAGCTCGGTCAGCCACGACGTCGGCACCCCGCGCTCCCAGCCGACGCCCGGCACCTGATTCGGCCAGCGGACGTTCGCCAGGCGCTGCTGCAGGTCGCCGATCGGGAGGTGGAGTTCGTACTCGGTGATGTCCATGCGTCCACGTTCGCAGCCAAGGAGGTCAGCTTCGGTCCTCGATGTGGCGCAGAATCGAACCCATGCTGGAAACGTCCGCGCGCCTGCTCCGTCTGCTCTCGCTGCTGCAACAGCACCGGGACTGGAGCGGCCCGCAGCTCGCCGAGCGGCTCGAGGTCACGGTGCGGACGGTCCGCCGGGACGTCGACCGGCTGCGCGAGCTGGGGTATCCGGTGGACGCGACGATCGGCACGCTCGGCGGCTACCGGCTCGGTGCCGGCGCCCACATGCCCCCGCTGCTGCTCGACGACGAGGAGGCGGTCGCGGTCGCGGTGGGCCTGCGGGTGGCGGCGAACGGCACGGTCACCGGCATCGAGGAGACGTCGGTGCGGGCGCTGGCCAAGCTCGAGCAGATCCTGCCGTCACGCCTGCGTCACCGCGTCTCCGCGCTCGGCGCGGCGACCGTGGCCGAGAACCGCCCGGCCGCGGTCGTCGACGCCGACCTGCTGACGACGCTCGCCGCCGCCTGCCGTGACTTCCAGCGGCTGCGCATCGACTACCGCAGCCACGACGGAGCCGACTCCACCCGGCTGATCGAGCCGCATCGGCTCGTGCACACCGGCCGGCGCTGGTACCTGGTCGCGTTCGACGTCGACCGCGACGACTGGCGGACGTTCCGCGTCGACCGGCTCCGCCCGTGGACCCCGCCCGGTCCGCGGTTCACGCCCCGGACCCCGCCCGACCTGGACCCGGGCGCGTTCGCGTCCTGGTCGATCGGCGTCGATCGGTACCGCTACCAGGGCCGGTTCACGATCCAGGCGCCGGCCGCCGAGGTCGCGGCCAAGGTGCCGGCCGACTCGGGGCTGATCGAGGCGATCGACGAACGGTCGTGCACCCTGCGCGCCGGCTCGAACTCGCTCGACGGGCTGGCGTTGCACGTCGCCGTGCTCGGTTTCGAGTTCACCGTGCACGAGCCGCCCGAGCTGGTGGAGCAGTTCCGGATCCTGCAGGGACGGCTCGCCCGGGCGGTTAGGGTGTAGCCATGCATCGGAAGCTGCTGCTCGTCACCCCGCCGCCCCGCTCCTGAGCGGGGTCGTCCGGTAGCAGCACCCCGCTCTTCGCGACCTTTCTCGGTTCGAGTCGCTGGAGCTTCCGTTGTCATCTCGTTCTTTCGTCATGCTCGTCGTCGCCGGGGTCTGCTGGGGTACCGGCGGGGTCACCGGGCGCGCGCTCTCCGAGGTCGGCGGCCTGTCCGCGCCCGCGGTGGCCGCCTACCGCCTGCTGATCGGCGGCGCCCTCCTCGTCGTCGTCCTCGCCGTGCGCCGACGGCGTCCCCGCGGCGGCGCCGCCTGGCGGCGGGTCCTCGCCGTCGCCGGCCTCGCGGCCGTGTTCCAGGCGTCCTACTTCTCCGCCGTCGCGGTCAGTTCGGTCACGATCTCGACGTTGATCGCGATCGGATCCGCGCCGTTGCTGGTGCTGGCCGTCGACGCGGTCACCACCCGCCGGCTCCCCGAGCGGGCCACGATCCGGCCGGTACTGCTCGGGCTCACCGGGCTCGCGCTGCTGGTCGGCGCCCCGACCGGCCAGTCGCTGGGGCGCACGCTGGCCGGCGTCGGGCTGAGCCTCGTCGCCGGGGCCGGGTTCGCGCTGCTGACGCTGCTCGGCCGACGCCCGGTCGACGGCCTCGACGAGGCCACGACCACCGGCTACGGCTTCCTGCTCGGCGGCACCGGGCTGCTGCTGGCGCTGGGAACGTCCGCCGACCTCGGCGTCCGCCTGAGCCTGACGTCGCTGGGGCTGCTGGCGCTGCTCGGAACCGTCCCGACGGCGCTGGCCTACACGCTGTACTTCCGCGGGCTGCGGAGCAGCACGGCGGTGACGGCCACCGTCGTCGCGCTCCTCGAACCGCTGACCGCCACCGTGCTGGCGGTCGCGCTGCTGGGCGAGCGGCTGAGCGTCCCGGCCGCGGTCGGAGCGGTGGTGCTGCTGATCTCGGTGGTGGACTCCGGACGACGACGGGAGCCGCTCACTACAGTCGCCACGTGATCGATAGCCCGGCCGCGCTCGCGGCGTTCGTCCGGCGGAGTCGCCTGCTGGCAGTGGCGTTCTCGGTGGTCGGGGTGGCCTGCGCGCTCGCCGGGGTGCTCGGGCCGACCTCGCTCGCGGCCCTGCTGCTGGTTCCGCTGGTGCTGGCGATCGTGCACCAGGTGATGTTCCGGCGGCTCGGCTGGCGGGCGCTGCGGGCGCCGACGTCGTTCCTGCCGGGCTTCGCGGCCGCGCCGCCGCAGACGCCGTACGGGGCCGGGCTGGTCGTCGGCAGTGCGCTCGTCGCGATCCGGCTCGCGTCGATGGAGGCCGACCTGACCGCGGTGGGCAGCCTGGTGCTCTTCGGCGTGGTCACCGTGCTGGTGGCGTACCGGCTGTTCGCGCGGCCGTACCTGGCGCTCCGGCCGGACGGTCTGGTGATCGGGAAGAGGACGCTCCCGTGGGCCGCGGTGTGGCCGGAGGGTCCGCCGGCGCCGGACCGGTTCGCCCGGACCCTGCGGGTGCTGGTCGTCCCGGGCACGCCCGGCGCGGAGACGACCGGCGTCTCGGCGCAGACCTGGGCCCGGATGCGTGAACGGGGGCTCAGCGAGGAGGTCGACGACCTGCTGGCCAGCGACCCCTCCCTGGTCCGGGAGGGGCCGCCGTCGGTGCCGATCGACCTGCGCTGGGTGGCGGTCGACCGCCCGTTCCTGGCCGAGGCGATCCACCGCTACCGGAACGACCCGGCTCAGCTCGCCGGGTAGATCGTCACGCCCCGGACCACCCGGTTGACCTCCCCGGACGGGAACGGGTTGTCCGGGGTGTGGCCGAGCGCCAGCGAGAACCGCAGCGCGAGCATCTGCGCGACCAGCACGAACGGCAACGACAGGACGACGTCCGACGCCCCGTCGAGTCCGTCGACGTACCAGACGCCCTCGGATCCGAGCCGCTCGCTCGGCCGCCCGGCCACGACCCGCACGTTCTCGACGCCCAGCGAGGCGCGCAGCTCGAGCGCGATGTCCTCGTCGTACCGCCGGGTGTACGGATCGTCGGAGAGGTACACGACCGCGAACGTCTTCGCGTCGAGCACCGACTTCGGGCCGTGCCGGAACCCGAGCGGGCTGTCGGCGTAGGCCACGATGTCGCCGGCCGTGAGCTCCAGCACCTTGAGCGCCGACTCGCGGGCCAGGCTCTGCAGGGATCCGCTGCCCAGGTAGACGATCCGCTCGTAGCCGCGGGCGGCGATCTCGCGGGCGTCGGCGTCGCGGGCCTTGAGCACGTTCTCGCCGGCTTCGGCCAGCGCGTCGGCCGGCGCCGGACCGGCCAGCGCCGACCAGGCGGCCAGCACCATGCAGGTGTAGCTGGACGTCATCGCGAAGCTGCGGTCGTTGGATCCGGCCGGCATCAGCAGCACGTGCGAGTTGGCCCGGGTGCCGTGCTCGCGGGCGAGCTGCCCGTCGGCATTGCAGGTGACGACCAGGTGGTGCACCTCGGTGAGGCACTGGTCGGCCAGCGCGGTGGCCGCGACGCTCTCCGGGCTGTCACCCGAGCGGGCGAACGACACGAGCAGCGTCGGGAGGTCCTCGGCCAGGTACGCGGCCGGGTTGGAGACGAGGTCGGTGGTGGCGACCGCGTCGACCCGGCGGCGCAGCGAGCGGGTGAGCTCGGGGGCGAGCAGGCCGCCGGCGAACGCCGACGTGCCCGCGCCGGTGAGGATGATTCGCAGGTCGGGCCGGGCCAGGAGCGGGTCGAGGAACGCGCCGGCCGAGGCCGCGTCGACTTCCCGCCACAGCCGGGGCTGCTGCCAGATCTCGCGCTGCGTCGCTTCCGCGCCGGCATCCGGCGCCGCGTCGATCGTCCCGCTCATGCGGCACCTGCCCCGGCGTCGGCCGCGAACCGGTTCAGCAGCGGGGCGTGGGCGACGACGGCGTCGTCGAGGATGGCGACGGCCGTCGCCGGGTCGGGCACCAGCGGGTCCAGCGTCAGGGCCTGGACCGCGAGCGCCCGGTCACCGGAGAGCGCGGCCGACACCGTCAGCTCCTGCTGCTCCGCCCGGGCGGTGAGCACCGCGGCGATGGCCGGCGGCAGCGGCCCGACGGCCACGCCTCTGACCCCAGAGGCCCCGACGACGGCGGGCACTTCCACGACAGCGGTGGGTGGCACGTTCGGGATCTTCCCTTCGTTGGGCAGGTTCACCGCGAGCTCGTAGCTCGGTCTGCCGGTGGCGATCGACGCCAGGATCGACGCCAACCGTTCGGCCTCCTGGTCTCGGGTGGTGTCCAGGGGCTCGCTTCCGTCGGCCTGGGCGTGGAGCTGTTCCCACAGGTCCGCCTTCTGGCCGATGTAGCGGATCGTGTCGTCCCGGCCGGGCTGGAGCTCCCACGGCAGGTCGTTGCCGTCGGCCCCGCGCAGGTACCAGGGGAAGAACTCGGCGACGTGCCGGTCGCCCGGCGCCGGGTAGAGGCCGAACGTGTTCAGCAGGTCGGCGGAGACCGGCTGGTGGACGCCCTCTCCGGCCTTCGCCTGCCCGGCCCGGGCCGCCACCAGTTCCCGCAGCCGCGGGTAGAGGTCGTCCGGCCCGTGCCGGAGGTCGAGCAGCCAGCACAGGTGGTTGAGCCCGGCGAACGTGGCCCGCAGCTCACCGGCCGGCCGGCCCAGGTCGTGGGCCAGCGCGCCGAGCGTGTGCATGGTGCCGTGGCAGAGCCCGATCACCGGCACGCCGGTCGCGCGCGCGATCCCGCGGACGTTGGCCGTCAGCGGGTTGCTGTAGTTCACGATCGTGGCGGCCGGCGCCAGCTCGGCGACGTCCTGCGCGATCGCGACGAGCTCCGGCACGTGCCGTAGCGCACGCAGCACGCCGCCGGGTCCGACGCTGTCGCCGACCGTCTGCGCGATCCCGTACTTCTCCGGGATGGCCAGGTCGGCGTTCCAGCCGGCCGCGCCGCCGACCGCGATCGTCGTCGTGACAAATCGCGCGCCGGGCAGGGCGTCGCGGCGGTCGGTGTGGGCCTCGAACCGCAGGTCCGCCCCGTATTGCGCGGCGATCCTCCGGCCGAGGCGGGCCATCGTGTCGGCCGCGTCGGCGTCGAGGTCGACCAGGTGCACGGTCCAGCCGTCGAAGGCCCGGTCGGACGCCAGGTCGGTCATCAGCCCAGGGGTGAAGACGGTGCTCCCCGCACCGATGAGGACGATGTTCACTTCGCGCTGCCCGCCAGGAGACCGTTGACGATGTACCGGTTGAAGACCAGCGCGACGACCGCCGGGACCGCGATCGCGATCATGCCCGCCGCACTCAGCAGCGTCACCGGGACGACGTGCCGCCCCTGCAGCGACGCGATGACGACGGTCAGCGGCTGCGTCGACGTGTCGGTGGTCAGGACCAGCGGGAACAGGAACTGGGCCCAGGCGAACAGGAACGTGATCAGCGCGGT of Cryptosporangium phraense contains these proteins:
- a CDS encoding NAD(P)H-binding protein, whose amino-acid sequence is MRILVLGASGNVGSEVVAAGLEAGLQVRAVARHLPADAGGAEWVIGDLNDAASLYDALSDVDLVFTLAGYGGLADTLRRAKETGVRRVVLLSSSSAPTGRTGNAVAKYHIESEGLVRESGLPWTFLQPNTFMTNTLEWAPQLAEGDTVTDAFGAVAISTVDPRDVGAVAIRTATDEAHAGRAHRLSGPEALRPADRLAILGAVLGRDLRFVPKSDEQAHADMIAAMPPEYVEAFFEFFADGLIDETTVQPAVEEILGRPAAPFRDWAERHRQAFS
- a CDS encoding SIS domain-containing protein; its protein translation is MSGTIDAAPDAGAEATQREIWQQPRLWREVDAASAGAFLDPLLARPDLRIILTGAGTSAFAGGLLAPELTRSLRRRVDAVATTDLVSNPAAYLAEDLPTLLVSFARSGDSPESVAATALADQCLTEVHHLVVTCNADGQLAREHGTRANSHVLLMPAGSNDRSFAMTSSYTCMVLAAWSALAGPAPADALAEAGENVLKARDADAREIAARGYERIVYLGSGSLQSLARESALKVLELTAGDIVAYADSPLGFRHGPKSVLDAKTFAVVYLSDDPYTRRYDEDIALELRASLGVENVRVVAGRPSERLGSEGVWYVDGLDGASDVVLSLPFVLVAQMLALRFSLALGHTPDNPFPSGEVNRVVRGVTIYPAS
- a CDS encoding GNAT family N-acetyltransferase, coding for MEPAIRLRPVGEDDLGWFRLLRTDADFCGLDWKGFSDPGEPARRFAENGFLGEKVSWLVVETVADEEAVALVQWHPAPFAGNGHWEIGIVVFPERRGQGFGWRAQALLCDYLFAHTPVQRIQAGTHPENVAEQKALVRAGFQLEGVIRSCDFRGGAWHDGLLYSRLRTDPAPDPT
- a CDS encoding Lrp/AsnC family transcriptional regulator, with the protein product MDATDARLLIALSDDPRATTLALADRLGLSRNTVQSRLARLDGRLAGFERRITPDALGYPLAAHLTATVTQQRLDEVASSLAAIPEVLEVLGISGAEDLFIRVAARDADDLYRIAGQILATPGVERTETALVMRTLVDYRVRPLLDRAADPAR
- a CDS encoding helix-turn-helix transcriptional regulator, encoding MLETSARLLRLLSLLQQHRDWSGPQLAERLEVTVRTVRRDVDRLRELGYPVDATIGTLGGYRLGAGAHMPPLLLDDEEAVAVAVGLRVAANGTVTGIEETSVRALAKLEQILPSRLRHRVSALGAATVAENRPAAVVDADLLTTLAAACRDFQRLRIDYRSHDGADSTRLIEPHRLVHTGRRWYLVAFDVDRDDWRTFRVDRLRPWTPPGPRFTPRTPPDLDPGAFASWSIGVDRYRYQGRFTIQAPAAEVAAKVPADSGLIEAIDERSCTLRAGSNSLDGLALHVAVLGFEFTVHEPPELVEQFRILQGRLARAVRV
- a CDS encoding arginase family protein: MRITLLGAPTTAGSHNAGQEDAPAALRAAGLADALRRQGVSVEDSGDTPATPYRPLGVGLASRDLDRVTAQAAAVADGVAQAVADGHVPLVLGGDCTITAGVVAGALRAGLDPALAYFDGDLDLSTPADSGSGVLDSMVLAHLLGNADNSLARLGPRFPMLAPDRVLAVGFHPVEASTAQLAWAEASGLHLLPVTRLTDPASVRKALPDDGPVIVHFDLDVIDSGDFPLANFPHFNGGLTADAAFECLRSLCAAPQLAAVAVTEVNPHHDPDGAMVARLVDALALALGRD
- a CDS encoding transketolase-like TK C-terminal-containing protein: MSDEVLRSIEQRVLWLSTAIIDWANRERPNPSGLKVGGHQASSASMVSIMTALWFDHLRASDRVSVKPHASPVLHAINYLLGLLDEEYLTTLRQFGGLQSYPSRAKDPDPVDYSTGSVGIGATAPIWGALARRYVAGPEASPGRQYALVGDAELDEGAIWEAVLDPMVAGFGELVWIVDLNRQSLDRVVPILGADRLQTMFAAAGWQVLTVKYGALLEELFAQPGGDVLRARIDEMPNAEYQRLLRCSAAELRDRLAGDDTDIGRLLDAYDDETVLRAVRNLGGHDHRALSDAFAAIDDTRPTVMFAYTIKGYGLAIEGHPQNHSALLTPEQFAALGVQSGVDVQRPWERFGNGTAEAALCAEVAERLRREPLTATVPPSVPTDLGRTPSGVRTTQAALGRTLLDVNREAPDVGGRIVTVSPDVSSSTNLGGWVNKVGVWSHAERDDWFADDAETILHWREKPGGQHIELGIAETNLVGALGELGATWSRWGRPLIPIGVLYDPFVERALEPWSFGIYAGGQSILVGTPSGVTLAPEGGAHQSITTPSIGLEQPGCVSYEPAFAIDTEWTLLAAMGQVGRPDGTSAYLRLSTRPVDQALAAVPADPAARERRRRHVVAGAYLLRRASSPAVTLVGMGALMPEVLAAATRLDTLGFPADVVCVTSPDLLFRAVQARRRRGAGSAWILDAVLSAERAAPMVTVLDGHPHTLAFLAGVNRVPSTYLGVTGFGQSGDLDSVYRYHGLDTDSVVTAALDLIESSG
- a CDS encoding DMT family transporter, which produces MSSRSFVMLVVAGVCWGTGGVTGRALSEVGGLSAPAVAAYRLLIGGALLVVVLAVRRRRPRGGAAWRRVLAVAGLAAVFQASYFSAVAVSSVTISTLIAIGSAPLLVLAVDAVTTRRLPERATIRPVLLGLTGLALLVGAPTGQSLGRTLAGVGLSLVAGAGFALLTLLGRRPVDGLDEATTTGYGFLLGGTGLLLALGTSADLGVRLSLTSLGLLALLGTVPTALAYTLYFRGLRSSTAVTATVVALLEPLTATVLAVALLGERLSVPAAVGAVVLLISVVDSGRRREPLTTVAT
- a CDS encoding epoxide hydrolase family protein encodes the protein MDITEYELHLPIGDLQQRLANVRWPNQVPGVGWERGVPTSWLTELVEQWTTSYDWRATEARVNQYPQFTTEIDGQRIHFLHIDSGKTPLLLLHGWPGSILEFLDVIEPLSADFSLVVPSHPNFGLSGPAGAGWDSRRTATAYAALMAGLGYSRYGVQGGDFGAIVGPDLGRVDPSHVIGVHVNAASFGFIPLGEPSGEFTDAEKVRLESVQRFTTDGYGYFQIQATRPHTLGFALADSPVGQLAWIGEKFHDWAVPVGSIPATHVLDHATLYWLTNTGSSSAQMYYESMHSGNWPTRSTVPTGVANFAGDPAIRRYADELNTIVHWSGFDRGGHFAAIEAPDLLVGDVRKFFSGLS